One Halichoerus grypus chromosome 1, mHalGry1.hap1.1, whole genome shotgun sequence genomic region harbors:
- the LOC118535426 gene encoding olfactory receptor 7A17-like produces MGPCNDTQISGFLLLGLPNEPELQPLIFWLFLSMYLITVFGNLLITLAVSFDSHLHTPMYFFLANLSFLDICVISTIIPKMLVNIQTQSKVITYTGCISQICFSIFFAGWDDFLLAVMAYDRFMAICHPLHYTVIMNPQLCGLLVLVSCIMSVLNSLLQSLMVLRLSFCPEVEIPHFFCELHQMIQLACSDTSLNDTVLYVSTVLLAGGPLTGILYSYSKIISSIYRISSAQGKYKAFSTCASHLSVVSLFYCTVLGVYLNSTATQSSHASAVASVMYTVVTPMLNPFIYSLRNRDIKGALIRLFRRAAIKGTIVLVMKKCS; encoded by the coding sequence ATGGGACCATGCAATGATACCCAAATTTCAGgatttcttcttctgggattacCAAATGAACCAGAACTGCAGCCCCTCATATTTTGGCTTTTCCTCTCCATGTACCTGATTACTGTGTTTGGAAACCTGCTCATCACCCTTGCTGTCAGCTTTGActcccacctccacacccccatgtacttcttcctcgcCAACCTGTCCTTTCTAGATATCTGTGTCATCTCGACCATCATCCCAAAGATGCTGGTGAATATACAGACCCAGAGCAAAGTTATAACCTATACAGGATGCATCAGCCAGATCTGTTTTTCCATATTCTTTGCAGGCTGGGACGACTTTCTTCTGGCTGTGATGGCCTACGACCGGTTCATGGCCATCTGTCACCCCCTACACTACACAGTCATCATGAACCCCCAGCTCTGTGGACTGCTGGTTCTGGTGTCCTGTATCATGAGTGTCCTGAATTCCTTGTTACAGAGCTTAATGGTGTTGCGGCTGTCCTTCTGTCCAGAAGTGGAAATCCCCCACTTTTTTTGTGAACTCCATCAGATGATCCAACTTGCCTGTTCGGATACCTCTCTTAATGACACAGTGCTATATGTTTCAACTGTGTTGCTTGCTGGTGGTCCCCTCACTGGGATCCTTTACTCATACTCTAAGATTATTTCCTCCATATATAGAATCTCATCAGCTCAGGGCAAGTATAAAGCATTTTCCACCTGTGCATCTCACCTCTCGGTTGTCTCCTTATTTTATTGTACAGTCCTGGGAGTGTACCTTAACTCTACGGCTACCCAGAGCTCCCACGCAAGTGCAGTAGCCTCGGTGATGTACACGGTGGTCACACCCATGCTGAACCCCTTCATCTACAGCCTGAGGAACAGAGACATAAAAGGGGCTCTGATAAGACTCTTCAGAAGGGCAGCTATAAAAGGCACAATTGTCCTGGTGATGAAGAAGTGCTCTTGA
- the LOC118535421 gene encoding olfactory receptor-like protein OLF4 isoform X1, translated as MEQRNQTPISEFILLGLSEEGELQPLLIWLFLSMYLVTFSGNLLIILAIVMDSHLHMPMYFFLSNLSFVDICFTSTTIPKMLWNIQTQSKVITYAGCLSQMYFFMLLAGLDNFLLTVMAYDWFVAICHPLHYMVIMNPKFCSILLLVCWVLSVLDSLLQDLMVLQLSFCTQLEIPHFFCELNQVIQLACSDTFFNNLAIYLASGLLGFIPLIGILFSYSRIVTSILKISSSGGKYKAFSTCGSHLLVVSLFYGTGFGVYLSSAASQNSRTTAIASVMYTVVTPMLNPFIYGLRNRDIKLALRKTLCDEV; from the exons ATGGAACAAAGAAATCAAACTCCTATTTCAGAATTTATCCTCCTGGGACTTTCAGAGGAGGGAGAACTGCAGCCACTGCTCATTTGGCTGTTCCTGTCCATGTATCTGGTCACCTTCAGTGGGAACCTGCTCATCATCTTGGCCATTGTCATGGACTCCCACCTCCACAtgcccatgtacttcttcctctccaaccTGTCCTTTGTAGACATCTGtttcacctccaccaccatccccaAGATGCTGTGGAACATCCAGACACAGAGCAAAGTGATCACCTATGCAGGCTGCCTCAGCCAGATGTATTTTTTCATGCTTTTGGCAGGATTAGACAACTTTCTCTTGACAGTGATGGCCTATGACTGGTTTGTGGCCATCTGTCACCCACTGCACTACATGGTCATCATGAACCCCAAGTTCTGCAGCATCCTGCTTCTGGTATGCTGGGTTTTGAgtgttctggactctctattacAAGACTTAATGGTTTTGCAATTGTCTTTTTGTACACAGTTGGAAATCCCTCACTTTTTCTGTGAACTTAATCAGGTGATCCAGCTTGCTTGTTCTGATACCTTCTTCAATAACCTGGCGATTTATCTTGCAAGTGGACTTCTGGGTTTTATTCCACTCATTGGTATCCTTTTCTCTTATTCTAGAATTGTAACCTCCATTCTGAAAATTTCATCTTCTGGGGGCAAGTATAAAGCATTTTCCACGTGTGGGTCTCACCTCTTGGTTGTCTCCTTGTTCTATGGTACAGGCTTTGGGGTGTATCTTAGTTCTGCTGCTTCACAAAACTCCAGGACAACTGCCATAGCTTCAGTGATGTACACGGTGGTCACACCCATGCTGAACCCCTTCATCTATGGTCTGAGGAACAGAGACATAAAACTGGCCCTAAGAAA AACCCTATGTGATGAAGTTTAA
- the LOC118535421 gene encoding olfactory receptor-like protein OLF4 isoform X2 yields MEQRNQTPISEFILLGLSEEGELQPLLIWLFLSMYLVTFSGNLLIILAIVMDSHLHMPMYFFLSNLSFVDICFTSTTIPKMLWNIQTQSKVITYAGCLSQMYFFMLLAGLDNFLLTVMAYDWFVAICHPLHYMVIMNPKFCSILLLVCWVLSVLDSLLQDLMVLQLSFCTQLEIPHFFCELNQVIQLACSDTFFNNLAIYLASGLLGFIPLIGILFSYSRIVTSILKISSSGGKYKAFSTCGSHLLVVSLFYGTGFGVYLSSAASQNSRTTAIASVMYTVVTPMLNPFIYGLRNRDIKLALRKLFS; encoded by the coding sequence ATGGAACAAAGAAATCAAACTCCTATTTCAGAATTTATCCTCCTGGGACTTTCAGAGGAGGGAGAACTGCAGCCACTGCTCATTTGGCTGTTCCTGTCCATGTATCTGGTCACCTTCAGTGGGAACCTGCTCATCATCTTGGCCATTGTCATGGACTCCCACCTCCACAtgcccatgtacttcttcctctccaaccTGTCCTTTGTAGACATCTGtttcacctccaccaccatccccaAGATGCTGTGGAACATCCAGACACAGAGCAAAGTGATCACCTATGCAGGCTGCCTCAGCCAGATGTATTTTTTCATGCTTTTGGCAGGATTAGACAACTTTCTCTTGACAGTGATGGCCTATGACTGGTTTGTGGCCATCTGTCACCCACTGCACTACATGGTCATCATGAACCCCAAGTTCTGCAGCATCCTGCTTCTGGTATGCTGGGTTTTGAgtgttctggactctctattacAAGACTTAATGGTTTTGCAATTGTCTTTTTGTACACAGTTGGAAATCCCTCACTTTTTCTGTGAACTTAATCAGGTGATCCAGCTTGCTTGTTCTGATACCTTCTTCAATAACCTGGCGATTTATCTTGCAAGTGGACTTCTGGGTTTTATTCCACTCATTGGTATCCTTTTCTCTTATTCTAGAATTGTAACCTCCATTCTGAAAATTTCATCTTCTGGGGGCAAGTATAAAGCATTTTCCACGTGTGGGTCTCACCTCTTGGTTGTCTCCTTGTTCTATGGTACAGGCTTTGGGGTGTATCTTAGTTCTGCTGCTTCACAAAACTCCAGGACAACTGCCATAGCTTCAGTGATGTACACGGTGGTCACACCCATGCTGAACCCCTTCATCTATGGTCTGAGGAACAGAGACATAAAACTGGCCCTAAGAAAGCTCTTTAGCTGA